The following DNA comes from Lepeophtheirus salmonis chromosome 11, UVic_Lsal_1.4, whole genome shotgun sequence.
ACTCTCGAATAAATGGAGGAAAAATTCGTCTTCAGCGAGTAGTTCTGTCGAATCTTCTCCCAAATTAGGACTCAAATATACAGAGGCAGAGATGCAGCAAGTCATTTTAGGACTCAAAAGACAGCTTAAGGAATCCATTGAAACCCTCAAAAAAGAGCATGATGAAGAATTGTTTAAATTGCGTGGAGAGCAAGCAGCCACGGAGTCTCTGGAATACTACGTTGATAAGATTACAAACCTAGAATCTGATATTGATCAACTAAAAAGGGCTCAAAGAAACAGGAGTGAGTCTCCTTCTCAAGGCCCTATTAGTTTATCCTCACTTCCTCCTTCTACTGATCGAGATTCTTCGGATATTGAAGTCAAAGGAGAAATCATAGAAGTGACCAAGGTCGTGAAAGGAAGAGTCAACCAAGTCCttcaaaatgaagttaaaattgaGAACAAATCCTCTCCAACCACATCTCCTAAAATGGTTCATAAAGGAATTCAGGTCACTGTTAGTGCGgaggaaaatggaaaaaatgagcATGCGTTTGATGAAATCCAAATTGTTAGCTCCGCTAAAGCATCACCTCTTCCTTCACCTGCATCTGATCTTTCCAAAGAGATTCATCCTTCTACTCCGACAAAATCTATAGATCTAAATGCATCATTACAGGAGAAGAGTTCTCTACGGAACACCGCCCATGAATCCTGttcaaatatttcttcttcGGGGGATTTAAGTGGGGAAGTAACTCTAGCTCCAGTACCTCCCCCGCCTCCTCCAATGCCACCTTCTGGTATTGAAATTCTTCCTGAAAAGGAAACTATTCCAAAAACTCATTCTGTACCTTCTGCTCCTCCTATATGTGGATCTGATTCCTCGTTACCAGAATTACGGATTCCTCAGCCGCCTCCTCTACCAGGTTCAGATTTTGAAGCTCCTATCCCACCACCGCCTCCTCCCCCTATGCCAGGATCTGGAGCCATCCCTCCACCTCCTCCTATGCCAGGATCTGGAGCACCACCACCTCCACCCCCTCCTATGCCAGGATTGGGAGCAATACCTCCACCTCCTCCTATGCCAGGATTTGTGGCTCCACCACCTCCTCCCCCTATGCCCGGATCTGTAGCTCCACCACCTCCTCCCCCTATGCCAGGATCTGGAGCCCCACCTCCTCCTCCCCCTATGCCAGGATCTGGAGCCCCACCCCCTCCCCCGATGCCAGGGTCTGGTGGACCACCTCCCCCACCACCTCCTCCTGGTGCAGGGGGACCTCCACCCCCACCGCCGCCCCCTGGAGGTGGTACTCTCCCTGCAGCAACAAATATTCCTCCACCTGTGCCTATTATCCGTAAACCCGTGATACGCCCTAAAAGTTCAATGCGTCCCCTTTACTGGACAAGAATTCAAACATCTAATCAAAATGATGAGTCCCTGTGGAGAGAGTTGGAAGAAGCAACAATAGAAGTGGATGAGTTTGAAGCTCTTTTTTCTCGACCAGAGGCTAAACCCAAGgcaaaaaaaactcagaaaaagGAGGAAGGCTCTAAGGAGAATAGGAAGCTCTCTGTCGCTAAGATATTAGAAGCAAAGCGCAGTCAAAATGTGGGGATTTTTATTAAGTCAAAACATTTGGACATctctgaaattgaaaataccatCTATAATTTCGATAATTCTGTGATAGATTTTGAGACTCTTGGAGGGATTAAGTCAATTCAAGCAACTGAAGAAGAATTGTCTGCCATTACATTTCATACTCAACAAAGTGAGATTCCTTTAGATGTTCCTGAGCAGTTTTTGTTCGATCTCTCTCAAATATCCAGCTTCAATTACAGATTGGAGTGTTTTatgtttcaaacaaaatttgtgGACTCTGTCGCGGATATTGAGAACAGACTAAACAACATGAAACATGTGTGCGATACAATTGTGCATTCTAACTCTATGAAACAAGTTTTAAGTGTTATTTTAGCTTGTGGAAATTACATGAATGGAGGTAATATGCAAAGGGGTCAAGCGGATGGGTTTGCTATAGATATACTTCCTAAAATTAAAGATGTTAAAAGTGCTAAGGATTCCTCGGTCAATCTTCTACAATACATTGTCCGATTTTGTATAGAGAAATTTGACGATAACAAAGGAACGTCTGAATCCAAATTACCTGTTCCTGAAAGTTCGGACGTGGAAAAATGTGCCATGCTTGACTTTGATGATCAAAGGACGGAAAGTGCCAAGTTAGAGGCGGAATTAGATGCCGTTAAAAAGAATTCAGAGGGTGTAATCAATAGCAGCGATGAAAAACATGTAGAGCCCTTTCGTGAAAAGATGACTTCTTTTCTCTCACGGGCCTCTTCGAATCTATCTGATCTGAATGAACTCATCTCTGAATGCTCATCCAAATTCGACAATATtgtcaagttttataaatttgttccGAAAGGAGGAGGGCCTTCTCAACCAAAAGACTTTTTCTATGTCTGGTTACCCTTTTGCCTcgactacaaaaatatttggaagaagGAACAACTCCGAATTGAGAAGGAATGGCTTAAAGAGGCACGAATGAAACATCGTCAAAAGAAGGAGTCTATGCGAGAAGGATTCGTCGTCGGTCCCAAAAAACCTGGGGGCCTTAAAGATAGAATGATTGCTCGAAAAAGAAGGAGTGGATCTAATCTGGCTGACCACGAAACTGGAAATAGCTAACAATTTTAGAAtagtcttcttctttttttttttttaacatttgcaTTTACTATGTATCTTCTCATCTCTTTATCAGTGATTCTTATTACAACAATCATTCATCATTTCCCAGTGAGaacttttttgtattacatatttttattctacgTATTTGGaagtacaaattattttatagtattgatGGGTACACtgtttgttttatatacatttactattttttgattgttttttttttttaagcac
Coding sequences within:
- the capu gene encoding uncharacterized protein capu; amino-acid sequence: MEEEEQLSSSSSSSNDPSPRMRRDVRNGKDASPPPPPPPKRSPLSNHNVRPASLKGIRPLSTKRESPPKTLRFSPCRDSPRLGSLQHSPSSPPVLLDKRTSKSNSSLLEQRNNVTDLMKPSSKFQISKHQKVDLQQKRVETSERRRKGSLDSSSMKMSSPKLKSNSELKKNALKEADTFEGSFFLQSISSSLQEENHLKQRLTDEDLSSIAQHVADFLLALGVLHGTNGAFKEDSTYSFSKRHSLRNSPERTLSNKWRKNSSSASSSVESSPKLGLKYTEAEMQQVILGLKRQLKESIETLKKEHDEELFKLRGEQAATESLEYYVDKITNLESDIDQLKRAQRNRSESPSQGPISLSSLPPSTDRDSSDIEVKGEIIEVTKVVKGRVNQVLQNEVKIENKSSPTTSPKMVHKGIQVTVSAEENGKNEHAFDEIQIVSSAKASPLPSPASDLSKEIHPSTPTKSIDLNASLQEKSSLRNTAHESCSNISSSGDLSGEVTLAPVPPPPPPMPPSGIEILPEKETIPKTHSVPSAPPICGSDSSLPELRIPQPPPLPGSDFEAPIPPPPPPPMPGSGAIPPPPPMPGSGAPPPPPPPMPGLGAIPPPPPMPGFVAPPPPPPMPGSVAPPPPPPMPGSGAPPPPPPMPGSGAPPPPPMPGSGGPPPPPPPPGAGGPPPPPPPPGGGTLPAATNIPPPVPIIRKPVIRPKSSMRPLYWTRIQTSNQNDESLWRELEEATIEVDEFEALFSRPEAKPKAKKTQKKEEGSKENRKLSVAKILEAKRSQNVGIFIKSKHLDISEIENTIYNFDNSVIDFETLGGIKSIQATEEELSAITFHTQQSEIPLDVPEQFLFDLSQISSFNYRLECFMFQTKFVDSVADIENRLNNMKHVCDTIVHSNSMKQVLSVILACGNYMNGGNMQRGQADGFAIDILPKIKDVKSAKDSSVNLLQYIVRFCIEKFDDNKGTSESKLPVPESSDVEKCAMLDFDDQRTESAKLEAELDAVKKNSEGVINSSDEKHVEPFREKMTSFLSRASSNLSDLNELISECSSKFDNIVKFYKFVPKGGGPSQPKDFFYVWLPFCLDYKNIWKKEQLRIEKEWLKEARMKHRQKKESMREGFVVGPKKPGGLKDRMIARKRRSGSNLADHETGNS